The Helianthus annuus cultivar XRQ/B chromosome 16, HanXRQr2.0-SUNRISE, whole genome shotgun sequence genome includes a window with the following:
- the LOC110915288 gene encoding vacuolar sorting protein 39, protein MVHTAYDSLELITGCSTKIDAVESYGSNLLIACADGSLRIYGPESSTSPDRSSQTLELKREPYVLQRTVNGFSKRPMLAMEVLASRELLLSVSESISFHKLPTLETLAVITKAKGANVYSWDDRRGFLCFARQKRVCIFRHEGGRGFVEVKEFGVPDTVKSMSWCGENICLGIRREYMILNASNGALSEIFPSGRIAPPLVVSLPSGELLLGKDNIGVLVDQNGKLLQEGRICWSEAPAVVVIQKPYATALLPRHIEIRSLRVPYPLIQTVVLRDVCRIHQGNNAIIVALSNSVYGLFPVPLGAQIVQLTASGNFEEALALCKLLPPEDSSLRASKEQSIHIRYAHYLFENGSYEEAMEHFVASQVEITYVLSLYPSIVIPKSSVISEPDKFLDVGGEAYLSRGNSGISDDMEQQSSSNILEYDENSALESKKMSHNTLMALVKFLQKKRSYIIGKAAAEGTDEVVSDAVGHTFVSYESSRPKRSTKGRVNIPLDSRAREMAAILDTALLQALLLTGQTTAALELLKGLNYCDVKICDEILRNGNHYLCLLELYKSNSLHREALKLLHQLVEESKSDEPKIELTRKFKPEMIIEYLKPLCGIDPMIVLEFSMLVLESCPTQTIELFLSGNIPADLVNSYLKQHAPNMQATYLELMLSMNEAPISGNLQNEMVQIYLSEVLDWYADLVAEKKWDEKTYTPTRKKLLSALEGILGYTPEVLLKRLPTTALFEERALLLGKMNQHELALSIYVHKLHVPELALSYCDRVYESGLNQQPAKASGNIYLTLLQIYLNPRRTTKNIEKRISNLVSTPTPKVGWSSAKGNKGKGFGKKIADIEGAAEDIRISPSGTDSGKSDGDGDDDVGDDEGVSNIMLDEVLDVLIQRWDRVNGAQALKLLPKETKLQNLVPFLGPLLRKTSEAHRNFSVIKSLRESENLQAKDELYRQRKAVVKITADNMCSLCNKKIGTSVFAVYPNGNTIVHFVCFRDSQNMKATGKGRRQSIR, encoded by the exons ATGGTGCACACTGCATACGACTCACTCGAACTCATCACCGGCTGCTCTACAAAGATCGACGCCGTCGAATCCTACGGCTCAAACCTCCTCATCGCCTGCGCCGACGGATCTCTCCGAATCTACGGTCCAGAATCCTCCACCTCACCCGATCGCTCATCTCAAACCCTAGAACTGAAACGAGAACCGTACGTGCTTCAACGAACTGTTAATGGATTCTCCAAAAGACCTATGCTGGCTATGGAGGTTTTGGCATCTAGAGAGCTGTTGCTTTCGGTTTCTGAGTCGATTTCGTTTCATAAACTTCCGACTTTGGAGACTCTAGCGGTTATTACCAAGGCGAAAGGTGCTAATGTTTACTCGTGGGATGATCGCAGAGGGTTTTTGTGCTTCGCGAGGCAAAAGAGAGTTTGTATTTTCAGACATGAAG GAGGGCGTGGATTTGTGGAGGTGAAAGAATTCGGTGTTCCGGATACGGTGAAATCAATGTCTTGGTGTGGAGAGAATATATGTTTAGGGATTAGAAGAGAATACATGATATTGAATGCGTCAAACGGTGCGTTATCGGAGATATTTCCGTCCGGTAGGATTGCTCCGCCTTTGGTGGTGTCTCTTCCGTCTGGAGAGCTTCTTCTAGGGAAG GACAACATTGGAGTGCTcgtggatcaaaatggcaagctTCTTCAAGAAGGGAGGATTTGTTGGTCGGAGGCTCCGGCGGTAGTTGTCATTCAGAAGCCTTATGCTACAGCTCTTTTACCAAGACACATTGAG ATACGGTCTTTACGAGTTCCGTACCCGTTGATACAAACCGTTGTTCTTCGTGATGTCTGTCGTATTCACCAAGGAAACAATGCGATAATTGTCGCTTTAAGTAACTCTGTTTATGGATTATTTCCTGTTCCTCTTGGTGCTCAGATTGTACAACTAACGGCATCTGGAAATTTTGAGGAAGCTTTGGCGTTATGTAAGCTGCTTCCCCCAGAAGATTCTAGCCTTCGAGCCTCAAAGGAGCAATCAATTCATATTAGATATGCACATTATTTGTTTGAAAACGGGAGCTATGAAGAGGCAATGGAGCACTTTGTGGCATCCCAAGTCGAAATAACATACGTACTCTCTCTATATCCATCTATCGTGATTCCCAAATCATCTGTTATAAGTGAACCCGATAAGTTCTTGGATGTGGGCGGTGAGGCATATTTATCAAGGGGCAATTCGGGTATTTCAGATGATATGGAACAACAATCTTCTTCTAATATACTGGAATACGACGAGAATTCAGCTCTCGAGTCCAAGAAAATGTCTCACAATACTTTAATGGCGCTGGTTAAGTTCCTTCAGAAAAAGCGGAGTTACATAATCGGAAAGGCGGCTGCTGAGGGGACAGACGAGGTTGTCTCGGATGCTGTCGGGCATACCTTTGTTTCTTACGAAAGCAGTCGCCCCAAGCGGTCAACTAAGGGCAGAGTCAACATACCCCTCGATTCGCGTGCTAGAGAGATGGCGGCAATATTGGACACTGCTCTTCTGCAGGCGTTACTTCTCACTGGACAGACTACTGCTGCGTTGGAATTGCTAAAAGGGCTTAATTATTGTGATGTGAAAATATGTGACGAAATATTGAGGAACGGGAATCATTATTTGTGTTTGTTAGAGCTTTACAAAAGCAACTCGTTGCATCGTGAAGCGCTTAAACTTCTCCATCAGTTAGTTGAGGAGTCGAAATCAGATGAACCCAAAATCGAGCTCACCCGAAAGTTCAAGCCCGAGATGATTATTGAATATCTTAAA CCTCTATGTGGGATCGACCCTATGATTGTACTGGAATTTTCAATGCTTGTTCTCGAAAGTTGTCCGACACAAACCATCGAGCTTTTCTTATCAGGAAACATACCAGCAGATTTGGTAAACTCATACTTAAAACAACATGCTCCCAACATGCAAGCTACATACTTAGAGCTAATGCTCTCAATGAACGAAGCCCCCATCTCTGGAAACTTGCAGAATGAAATG GTGCAAATATATCTTTCAGAAGTGCTTGATTGGTATGCTGATCTCGTTGCTGAGAAGAAATGGGACGAGAAAACTTACACTCCAACACGGAAAAAGCTTTTGTCTGCATTGGAGGGTATTTTGGGATATACTCCCGAGGTTTTGTTAAAGCGATTACCGACAACCGCTCTTTTCGAAGAACGCGCACTTTTATTAGGGAAAATGAACCAACACGAACTTGCTTTGTCCATTTACGTTCATAAG CTTCATGTTCCAGAACTGGCACTGTCGTATTGTGACCGTGTGTACGAGTCAGGGCTTAACCAACAGCCTGCAAAAGCTTCCGGTAACATATACCTAACGTTGCTGCAAATCTACTTGAACCCTCGGAGAACAACGAAAAATATCGAAAAGAGAATTAGTAACCTAGTGTCGACTCCGACTCCCAAGGTTGGTTGGTCATCAGCTAAAGGTAATAAAGGAAAAGGTTTCGGTAAGAAAATTGCAGATATCGAAGGTGCAGCAGAAGATATCAGAATCAGCCCGAGTGGCACAGATAGCGGGAAgagtgatggtgatggtgatgatgatgtcGGCGATGATGAAGGGGTTTCGAATATTATGCTTGACGAGGTTCTTGATGTTTTGATCCAAAGGTGGGACCGGGTCAATGGAGCACAGGCCCTTAAACTTTTGCCTAAAGAGACTAAGCTACAG AACTTGGTTCCTTTTCTTGGACCTCTGCTGAGAAAAACCAGTGAAGCACACCGAAACTTTTCAGTTATCAAAAGCCTGAGAGAAAGTGAGAACCTCCAG GCTAAAGATGAGCTGTACAGGCAAAGAAAAGCAGTTGTGAAGATAACGGCCGACAACATGTGTTCCCTTTGTAACAAGAAGATAGGAACCAGTGTTTTTGCCGTCTATCCTAATGGAAACACAATCGTGCACTTTGTTTGCTTCCGGGACTCCCAAAATATGAAGGCTACCGGGAAAGGTAGGAGACAAAGCATCCGGTAA